The Nomia melanderi isolate GNS246 chromosome 6, iyNomMela1, whole genome shotgun sequence genomic sequence TAATAGCTAATCGCGATATCGAACGAGGCTTTCGATGGGTCGTTCGATCTGCTTGGTCGGATAGAAAAGTTGCAGCGAAACgacaagaaagaaagaaagtttcCGAAGGATCATCGAGCCTGTGACCGATCAGCCCTGCTTTCTGTTAGCTCCGACAACTCGTCAAAGTACATCGTTGGTCGAAGGCAGAACGTGTCTCGAAAATCCGATCGATCGTTGGGGTATCGGAAATCGCGACAGAGAACTGGTAAAACGATGATGAAGCGACTTAACGAGCGGTTGCTTggaatttttccttttccctttcagtcacgaatgaaaaatcgatcggtggatcgatcgatcggccggacgacgcacgcacgcacgtacaCGCAGCACGCGCGTTCGAAATACACCGTTTTACGTTTGATTAGGATTAAGAATAAATGGAGACTCGAAGCGATTAAAAAATACGTCGAGCTCTCTTTTAAGTACTTGCTCGACgtttcctctcctctcctccatTCCCTCTTCGCCCCCGCCCCTCTTCGCCATTCTCTCGCCACCATTCTCACGCCACCATTCTCTCGCCACTGTTTTCtggttttcttgtttttccatttttttcattttttttttatttcgatacGATCAACAGCGAAACCACttaaatctgtataatatatttatacttaatagTTAATCCTTAGCGATCAATTTACAATCAAGTTAATTCGATTAATCGACGAAATGTTCAATTAGTTGATAGCGATGGCTGGTTCCGTTCGGCACGGCAACGCGTTCGTTTCCGTTCccttctctcactctctctctctctctctctctctctctctctctctctctctctctctctctctctctctctctcactctcactctctctctctctctctctctctctctctctctctctctctcacacactctctctctcacacactctctctctctctcactctcactctctctctctctctctctctctctctctctctctctctctctctctctctcactctctctctctctctcactctctctctctcactctctctctctcactctctctctcactctctctctttctcacactctctctctcactctctctctctctcacacactctctctctctctctctctctctctctctcacacactctctctctctctctctctctctctctctctctctctctctctcacactctctctttttctacctctctctctctctctctctctctctctctctctctgccgctctctctctttctttcacgCTTTTACTCTTGTATTCTCTCACATTCCCGTACTCACGCACGCACgtacgcacacgcacacacgcaaaCGCACACGCGCACGCATACAAAACACACactctttgtttctctttttcattctctctctgtctctctttctctgcctcTGTACCGCATTCGTAACTTCCTCTCGTTCAGGTTTCTTCTCCCGCTCCCCGAAACGTTcggttttcattttcatttctcattcttctctttcttattttttttgtttgtttgtttgtttcatttcacaATCATCGATGAGAACGTTTAACACCGACAGACACTTAATGCTATAAACTGTTCCACCTCGGAATCGGAATGGATTCTGAAAAAACATCTACTATAGTTAATTGTCGATCGTACGCGGCATTGTGTCCTTGAGGCCGATAGaagaacgaaaaagaaacattcattatatAGACATCAGTTATTATATCAACGATTCTCTCATCTATACCCTGTGCatcattttaaatgttttcaacACATTCTATGTGATTACTCGAGATAAATGTTTCTCGCTTATCGTAGATagtcaatatataatatatttatactttatgtATAGTCCTTGGGAGCGTGGGcgctcgcccgcgcgcgcgcgcgtgcgatcGCGACATCCGCGGCCGACGGTGTTGCAATTCGTTTCGATTTATCTTTGTGTTCTACGTAAGTAAGTAAGTACCGTCGGTTGCGAACGCGCGCGAACACGTCCAcgttcgttcattcattcatgtatatatatatataaccatGCCAGATGCATAATTGTACAGCGTCGATCAGCGACAAAAGAGGACGCGCCGATCCGTGCCACGCCGTTTGCCAAAGGATCGATCGGTTCGCGGGCGTTCGTCGATCGCCACCCGGCAACTGACCGATCGTGCATCCTCGATTGTTCGCAGCGCGGTCGATGAGAAAATGTTCCTATGTTCGAGCGAGGCGACGGAGCAACGCGGTTcaactatattataaaaatcacgGTAACGTACGAAATATCGTTTCACAGCGGTGATCGCGAGTGTCAACGGTCCATGGGACGCGGctcaaaaaaagaaaagacggAATCTGTAACGAGAGAAACGGCTATAATATGGCTGGTAGCGGGTGCGAGGTTTCGAGAGCTGGGATGCCTGGCTCGAGCCGAGTCGCACAATTACACACGCATACACAGGCACACAACATGCATACACGCGCTAGCACTACGCTGGTACATACACACGACATCACCGCCGCGCTGGTTCGATCGAGGAGGCGTCCCGGCTATCGGtttacttaaattattaatccCGTGCAGTGTCCTTCGACGACGCGGTTACGATGTAATAACCTTTCAATATGCGCTCCGTTAGGAAAACAGAAGTGGGGAAAAAGGATGAACGAAAAGCTTGCAAACCTCGTGAGCGTAAAGCGTAACCTGTTAAACGGGTAATTTCTTTATCGATACGTCGATCGCGCCGATGCGATTAGAATCGAATGTCGATGGGCGCGAGTTTTGTATTTCGAGCGAGTATCAACACGTTCCGCGATAAGGAGAATGATAGTAAACTTGGGATACACGATGCGCCGGTTTCTATGTCGTTAATCCTTGATTAATCGTTTCGCGATGTTTTTGGTGGCATCATTGTCGTCGGCAATCCGATCGGATTGGAAGATAAATGGGAGTAGTTGCTAAAGGGAATACTAGAATTTCGGACGATGCGCATTGACTATCGCGCCAGTCATTCTAGTCGCATTTCATGAGGATCTATGAGATGCGAGATGACCAGCAGCCTGATTCAATACGGACGATGAAGTCGCAGAACTAGGGAACGAGCAACGAATACAAATGGAACTTCTACCAAAAGAAATGGTTTTTTATAGAACCTGCTTTTCTATAAACTTCATAAACACTTGTGTCTGCATACAGACCCTGAAGATCTAGGGTTACAATGTTCCGAATCGATAAACGAATCAACTCGACACTAGATTTCTATGATAATCAACGTATTAATATCCATCGTAGCAACAGATACACCGCGAGACGTGTCAACACAAACAAGTGCTTCAACAGTATCAACAAGAAAGGCAAGTGTAGGTACACGCGCGAATGAAGAAACAAAAGATCATCGATGAAAATACCgttaggagatcacttgatggctaggctaagGGATGCAGTTCTGATTGGTCAGTTTTCGTCTTTTCCCACCTTGTTATCAATACTAATTTCCTACTCGTCGATACGGTTACAGGTAACCAATCGAAACTACAAACAAAATACCTAGCAAGACCCTTCTTGCTCTTGTACCTTCCCAGTACTCTATAGGCAAATCGCTCGACAGCTAGGCTGAGAAATACGGATCCCATTGCTCAATTCTCGGTTTCCTTACGATGCTATTTTCCCATTCGCCAACACGGTAACGCGTAACGAATCAAAGctataaacaaaacaaacaatgAAAAACCCGCCTTGCCCCTATGCTGTTCCGCCAGACATCAAGTCATCACCCAACAGTACACTGCAGAGCGATCGTGAACGGATTAATCCGTCGGTACCCGTTAACAGGTTAACGGCGAATGGTGAAAGGATAAGAACTCTCGATAGTCTCCGAGATCCGTCGACGGACAGCGGACGCGGGGGTGTGACGAGTCCCGATCTCGTCGGAACGACGACTCGCCGCATCGCGAGCACGGGTCGCGCGCCGGTGTATTCCCGTTCTTCCGATGAAGCCCGGTGAAACGCGATGAAACGCGGGAATTACGTTTTTGCAGTGGTGCTAATTAGGGGCACGATGGATCGTTGGTTCGGTCGGAGAGGAGGGGGGAGGGAGGCAGGGTGATGTTGATCATGCTTGGGTACCTCCAATTACGAACTCCGCAGCGTCTTTTACAGGCGGATCCCTGCATTCTGAACATTCCGATTTTGTTGTAGCAAGCTGGACTCCCATCGGGCGGCGCCCGGGCGTGCGCGCGAAGCGAGCGACTCGGCCTATCGCGTTGAACGGCGCGTTACGATTCAACGAATCGAATTGACTAGATTCGCGTTAAACGTGTACAGGTTCCGCGAGCAATCGTTTGTGTGTGCGTCCGCGTTATTGCTTTGATGTGGTGATAACGATGATGATgacagtaatagtaataataataataataataataataataataataataataatgataatgatgatgataataataataataataataatgttaatgttaataataatattaataatcaataatgataatattgataataatcacaataataataataataataataataataataatagtatattcTGTAACATGTGTATACGCGTACATATCGCTTGTGCCCGCGAGATTGCATTTGTTACACCGCGAACCGAAAATATTTCCGAAatgttttctctattttttttcgGAATGCGTTCGAGAGGATGCGCGTTGCAAGGATTCACCGACGGGGCGAGTGTGATCACGCTCGCTTCTAACATACGCGCGATAACGGTTTCCGATGTACCGTCCGAAATTACGTCGTACATGTGATACATGTATATGTGTACATCATACGTACGTATTATGTGTTTCGTTAATTCGGAGATATTTTGTTCGCGGGCAGTTTGTGAAAAATGCTCGAATCGGCGGCGGAACGCGACCGTTCGTTTAACAGGAGCCCCGCCAGCGGTCGTCAGCTGCGGCCGGCAGCGGTGCAGACTCGCTAATCCAGTCGCTGAGTAACCAACGAAAagaattctctttctctctctctctctctctctcacgcgCACACACATGCACGCACACGCACTCCATCTCTCTACTTTGCAACAGactaaacgaagaaaaaaaaagtaatgagAAAAAGTAACAACGTATATACGCGAGAAACTTTTGAAATTCCAACGAGTTAGGTGCGACGGCGATCCGCTTCGATCGCGACCCGTTGGGACAACAGATTGCACAGTTGCCGCTGGTCGGCCCAGCGAAACGATACTCTCAACAATAACGAAACGTGTAACAGTTAGACCGCGGCCATACACGGAGCGGCGAGCGGCGTAatggcgggggggggggggggtgtaaGTAGATTGTCATTCGGAGCGACGATATTTAATCGGGGGATGAACATATAAATGAGCAGTGAAACCTTGATGTTTGCCACTCACCGCTTTGCCGCTCTGTTTGTGGCACGGTCTTAACGGGGCGCGTTAGACGCGAGAAGCATTACAGAATAGAAAGACGGTTCCGTCGAGGATCTATTCGATGCGGACAGCATCGCAAGCACGCTCGGTCTTGGTCGTTCGACGTTCCCGCGAATGAGATCCGATTCATTCCTCGTCCCCCTCCTCGACGGCTTTCCAGGGGTCCACGGCTACCCGCAGCTTAGTGAATCTTGAGCGAACTGCGGACTCTATGCAACGAATATACTTGAAAGTCGGTGCAACGAGAACTCTGATCCAACGGGGTAACGAGATCTTCCTTTCGTCTGGACGCGGGAACGTTCCAGTTCTCCGTTAACGAACATCCAAGGATTTGTATCCTCGTGGATATCCACCATCAAACGATGAATGACACGGAGGAAGATGGGTTACCCGCAAGGGAAACGGAAACCGGAAACGGGAAACGCTTGGCGGAACGGTGCAGAGCGGAGCGTAGAGCGCAGCAGGACAGAAACGAGTGAAACACGGTTCGGGTAGTCGGAAAGGGTGAAAGAGGAAGaatacgaagaagaagaagtagtagtagtagtagaagaagaagaagaagaagaaaggggtTTCGCGATTTCGGAATCGCGGCAGCAGAAGTCGCGCCGGAAGGAAGCGTCGCGTCGTGCAAGGGGATGGATCATCCGTCTCGTTCCGTGGTCGAGCGACGATTGGttccggcggcggtggcggacTCTAAACGTGTAAAAATACGTAGAAAAGATAAACGTTAGCGCCTCGGGACGCTGTCGCCGTTCAAGGTAGCTTTACATCGATTATCATACACCGTCGTACGCGAGGTCGACCGGCGGCCTATGGTGTGACGGGAGGTAAGATGGCGGCGTGGATGTGCCGGGCGTGGAGCCACCGCCGACGCTCGTGTAGCCCCCGGGATAGTTCGCGCTTGGCGCGTGAATACCGGCCGGCGGCGCCGGGTACGCGTCGAAGGAACTAGAGTACGAGCCATTGTACGGATAAGGATTAGCCATGTGGCCGAGAGACGGGTGCATTCCTCCCATGCCGCTCATACCGCTCATCCCGTAAGTGCGTTGCATCAGGCTGGGCTCGAGGCCGCCGAAAAGGTAGCCGTTCGTCGAGCCCATCGGTACGGGGTAATGCGGCCCGGGTATGATGTTGGGGTACGAGTTGCCCGGGTGTCCGTGATTCATGCTCGGCGTGTAGTTGCTCGACGCTAGATTCTCCACCGTGTAGGACTTGCtgtgctgttgctgctgctgctgctgttgctgctgctgttggtgctgttgttgttgttgttgctgctgctgctgttgctgctgttgttgttgttgctgttgcgaATCTTGATGTTGACGACCGTTCATACCATAAAGGGAACCGTAGCCGTCGTTCGGCGAGTTGTGCAACGAGCTCGGGTAAATCGAGCCGCCGGGTGCCAAGGGTGGGCTGTAGTTGGACATGCCCGCGTTAGGCATGCCCGGGAACCCGGACAGGTAGGACTGATGGTGGGCGTCCATCTTGTCCGCGAGCGATCCGTCGTCGTTCAAGCCTGGATGGCCGTGCTGGAGCCGTTGGCTACCACCGTCGGCTATACTCGGTATCTGGTCGACTAGAGATTCCAGGTCGCTGAGACTCTTGGATGCGACGTCCTGGCCGGTATTCCTCTTGATGCCGTACTGTTCGTGTGGGTGGTGGTGCGGCGACATCGACGAGTGGGTAGGCGTATGGGGATGTGTGTGCGGCGGAGTCGGGTGGGAATGGTGCGAGTGCTCGTCGGTGGTTTGACTCAACGGCGTCGGGGTGGTCTGATGGGGATGGGGCTGATGGGACTCTGAGGCTTGCTCGTGGTAGCCCATGTAGCTGGTGTAGCTCGGGTGGGACGGTGTGCCGGGACTGCCGTGGTGGCCCGGGTTCTCGCCGTTGCCGGCCGGGTTGTACTGGCGATGATCGTTGTTCATGTTCTGTTGGGAGATGCTTGTGGGCGGCTCGAAGTCCGGGTGCTCGACGCTCGGCGAGGTCAACGGCGACGGCTCCAAGTTGTTCTCCGAAGAGATCGCGGTGTTGATCTCCGAGGAGAGGTCGGAATGGGTGAACGAGAGCGACATCGACTTCGGGCTTTGGCTGTAGTGCTGCAGATGAACAGGGCTCTGCTTCGCGTTCATGTTGTACGGACTGTCGTTCATCCCCTGCCCGTAGAAGCCGGAATCGTTCATCGGCTGGGGATACGGAGCCATGTGCGCGAATGTTTTCGGCGGCGAGAAACAGTTCGGCACCACGCCGTATCCGTCGCTGAGGTGTCCGCCCATGCCCTggtgttgctgttgttgctgctgctgttgctccCTCTCTCGCATTTCCCTTTCTTGCTGCTTCTGCTGCTGGTGAATCTTCTTCGGACGCCCGCGACGCTTCTTGATTACCTCCCCGTTCGCGTCCAGCTTTTCAGGATCCGGAGGCGGCTGATCCTCCGGGTTTTTGATCTTCTTCGGCCTGCCTCTCTTCTTCTTGCCCGGTATCTGCGAATTCGGCTCCTGTTTGATGAGCGCGCCGTTCACATCGGAAATTCGCACGTCACCCTCGCTCGTCAGATCGTCGCAGAACCCGGGCTTCTTGTCCTCGATGGCCTCCTGGTCCTTCTTCTTCAGCTTCGAGTCAGCGAACACGATGTCAGACTCATCCAGATGGGAGATCGTGCCGTTCAAGTAGTCGCGGAACTTCTTCAGCGCCGCGTAATACGGCACTTTGTCCGCCGCTCGTGGCAGTTGCGCGCATCTCGCGCTGCTCGATGGCATCACCCACATGTACTGCAATCGAATTTTACCAAATTAGAGGATAGATCTTGTTGACAACGGTGGGATAATATATTCGTGGTGTTCTTTGTTTTTAGTAGCTTACCGTGTTGGTTCCGTCGACCATGTTCGGTTGTCTACCGAATCCAAACTCCTTTTTTCCTGAGAATACCTCGTATATCAGCTTTCCGTTGAATACCGCGATCTTCGGCTTGTATTTTCGTAGTTTTTCTAGCAAAATGTGGCTACCTGCAAATAGAAAATCGATATCGTGATAATTGGATTACGGTTAACTTTAAATCtcaatagatttttttaaattcttcgcGTATTCGAGACTATAGTATGTCTATTCCGAATGTATTTGACTTTGTAACATCCGGTACCGTTTCATCGGTAAAAGAATGACatctttcattcttttcattggaattttaaaggaattttGCTTTATCCTCGCATAAATGCATTTAGTTTTCGTAACTATCTGCAACAAGTATCCGttccaaataataaatatcgattaaaattaaaatattcaagccGGTAGATTTCCCTCGTTAgtcattcaaatatatttccatCATTTAATCTGTTATCCGAGTAAACCTTCAActgtaaacattattattattatagatgaAATTAGATTAACGTACCTCCTagcaaataattcattttattattgatatcaatATAGTTATACATTCCTAACTGTTTCTGATGATCTTTTTAAATACttatcatttacttttattactttcttacTGAGCGTATTTACATAATCATTCTCACTTCCTGTTTTCGAAGCTAGCTTCACCAACGTCATCCTTTCTCTACGTTATTTTAATACGACTACTTTAATACTTTTCTCTTATGTTTCACTTTCACTTATCCAATTTTCCCTAAATTTCTGTTTACGGAAATTCAAGTGCCATCGTTAACACTTGAACTCCCTAATGAGTCAGAATAACCGATTTCTCTTTTTATAATTAGTTAAAAGGCATAGATGCCTCTTTGCTTTTAAATCAAGTAAAACAAACAAAGGAAGTAAACAAACAGATATAACTGAATACGAATATCATAGaaaatttttcaacagaaatttcgAATTCTACAACAGTCATCTTATATCActcgtaaaaatatataattttgaaaaatccgtAAATATTGCCAagctttgaataaaatttccagtgaaacagCCGACGCGTGAACTGTTAACCGAGTTCTTCCCCGATTAACAGGCTAAACGCGTCCCGTTTTGTTATCTCCGTGGTCGTGGGTCCGCGCATCGTTAAGTGGTAATGCGTGGATCCCGATTCGCGCGCGCGACAGTGAATTTCAGGCGTCGAGGTTGGCAACAGTGGCATGCCGCGTGCCGCCAGTCTTCTCGCGGTGACGATCGTACGACGAACCGGCCGAACGCTCGAAGCCGATCGGGCGATTCTCGTTCCGATTCTCTTGATCGTTCCTGCAAATATTCTCTACTTGCCGGAAGTGCAATAATTGGTTCACCTGATCGGCAGGTGGCAAGGTGGGCCCCGGTGTTTGCCGACAAACGATAGATACTGTGAATCAAGGCCACTATTCGTCGTGCAACTCGTCGACGCTGGCGAACACTAACCACGGTAAGTAAACTGACTTTTATCGTCAAACAACGTCTGTCGCATACATTATCAACCGTGAATCGCGTCCCGAATTACGATTAAATGAATCGGCAAGTCCGTCGCCGTTGCCGCGACCGATCGCTGCATCCAAGTCACCGGAAGTCGTGGATGTCGGGTGAGCAGTTCTCAAAATCATTAGAAGAGTCTACACAACAAATGTCCCAGTACCGTTGCTCGATGAATTGTTAGTCGCCGGGCGAAATATTCCAAGGTTAAAATTCTGTGCGGGCTGATCATTGGATTCATGGTTATACTCTTCCGACTGTAATCTTTTGTCTACATTTATGGGAGCCCTTTGGGAGATATTTCTTAGATAATCGAGTACCACGGGCTGGTAGATAATGTTGCTGTCAATCCTAACAATTGTGTTACTTGAATGGGACATTGTTGCAATCCACCGTTGAGAACTTCCGAAACAAGTTGTACTCTTCGAAATTTTCTCAACCGGAATCCCACGCGACTGTTCCATTCGGCGGTTCGTTTATTGACAAAAATGTCCCGAGAAAAAATCGTGCAAGTGTTTACCAAACACCCGACTGTTgtgtagaaaaaaagaaacgatcgaACGGAAAGGAAGATGGTTCGATGTCCGTGGTTAAGCAGATAACTTCGTAACGCCGTATCGTTTCTGTCGCGGGGGAATAAATCAATCGGCCTTGATCACTTTAATGAGAGCCGGGACCGTCTTCTGTTCAACGAAAACGGACGCTGTGTGCCAGCAGAACCGTGCGGGCCGGACCGAAggattatttcttattaacacGGCTAGAACTACCGACGCCTAACCTTAAAAGAACTGCTGATGGAGGGGGGAGTTTCTCGAGTCGAGATACGAATTGTGAAAAACGATCCGGAACACTGGGAATATATTGTGTATTGATATATCGTGTATTAtctttaacattattataattatttctaactgCGACACGACGCAAACACTACTTTtccaaaaataatatatctttgCTTAGTCCCGAGGCGTCTGCCATATTTATAGAAATCACGAGGCTCGAAGGAATACAAAGTACCAAACGGATTCGGCCATTCGTCCATTTGCATTTTATCTCGAGgatgatttgaaattttttaaattacatcgaCACGGGAGGCAACGCGCTGATCACGTTTATATCAACGGGAGACGATTTTTTGTTTACAACTCGCGAATCCACGAAACCGGTATTTATCTCGTCGTCGTGAAAACAGAATTATCGAGGGGAACCGAAATAACGGGTGAgtgaaggagagaaaaaaacgaCCGAACAAATTTACGTGAAATACACTGGCTCGATAAGCGGGAGGCGAATAAATAAACATCGATAGGCGATCGGGGCTCGCACCTCCGGTCCGTTCGTTCCGCGATATCGGTGGGACGCGTTCACGCTGGCTTTGGGCCGCTCGCTTACGGGACGCAATTTTTCTGGATGATTCCATTGCGAACGGAACCATGATCGTCTGCGTTGGAAACGGACCGGATTCTTGCCCTTCTCCATATGTGCACGGTATGTTGAAAAATTCTTGCGAACGTTTGGATAGATGTCATGCGCCTGAAGCCTCGGGACTTCGAGCATCTGTTTCGTTCGATTACGTTTCTACCCTTTCTTTCGATAAACACCTCAAcccacaatttatttttcaactatgatagatacaattattttgctgttgagaatttattgaaaaatgaattgaaaattctaGGCACATTCGGTTGTGTCCAAGtttgctctaaggtataatcaattacagaagaataatatttaatttgataattCACAAGAATAGAGTAATTAAAATGAGAATGAATCAAAATGTGTTGAATGATACAAGtcgtaatttaatttagttcgtGTTGTAGAAATTTTGTGATCATTGGTGACTGATCGCAAAATTAGATAATTATGCTTGTCCTGGGAAAATGTACTatgaattgaaatgtaataaGTAAGCGGCAACCTATGGAAACTAGTTGTcatgattattaaatttgatcGTTTTAGTTCGAATGTCGAAGGAATTTTTAGTTAGTCAGCCTCGCTAGAATCTTCAGTTAGCATCGTGAAGAATAGCGCAAAATTGAATAtctttctcgggtgcagttGAATCAAGCGCAGTACGTGAATTATCGGTAACTATTTCGGAATGTCGACATTACGAAAATCAATGCTAAACGATTCGCGTGTTAATGTGATCTCCGTTCAACGTGGTACTGATTTTTTTCGACGTTTTTCGAAGCAGGAACATTTAATTCGGATCCATAATGAAGAACTATTGGAATGCTTGCATCAATCCCGATTCaaaagtagaaaagaaaaaaaggtgaTACATTCGAAAGTAATCGGTTGACACGTTAACTGACATTTCTAACTCAAAATATCTttgcaataatattaaatgtttgggATACTAAATTGTTTTCGAGAACcaaagattttcaaaataacacCGAATTCAGTAATTCGGTACTAATACACTAAGCAAATATTCTTCgtctattcattaatttttaagattGCCTTAATAAAAAATACGACTTCCCGTAGACACATAAATCCAGTTATTGGGTTTGCTTATTGCAAATACTCCTCTCGCGACGTAATTtttgtagtagtagtagtagtagtagtagtagtagtaataataataatactactactactactaataataataataataaatataataataacaatcacAAATAGTCTGTATAACTGAGTGTACTGACCTTCTTTGATTTCTTTTCTGGTGAGATCGGCGCTGCCTTTAGTGGCTCGAGCTACCATATTTGTGAAACCGATACCGAAGCGCAACAGCTTGTAATCGTCATCCGCCGTGAGTGGTTCGGGTGTCAGTCCGCTCAGGTGTAAACACTTCCctggaagaaagagagaaaaggtaATAAAGGAAAGCCGGTTTAATTGGAACGCCGAGAGTTGCCGGAAAGAACCGGGCCGtcgtgtacgcgcgcgcgcgagcgcgagcgtcCGTGTCTCCCGGTTTTTCCAAGGTTCGCGGGAAGCGCGCCAAGAATCTTTGCCGTTTAAGTTTCGACCGATATCCACGGCAGCGGAATTTCAATGGGTCTGGGTCAAACATCGCCGGCAAACTGTCTGGAACTTCTGACTTCGTTCCGTAAACTCGCGACGATAAATCGGCCGCGTCATCGGCCAAACAAAATGGAAAGTGCCCCGTCCCCGGCGTGTA encodes the following:
- the Tdg gene encoding thymine DNA glycosylase isoform X1; translation: MQVATLFRESATLLGASSLDPPQTHHHQAMQQHQQQQQQQQQQQQLQQHPADLHLAHHMQHHYKMSYPSPVQNGGPNGSTMSCSGSQGGVLVKQEARDDGYETSPDLEMRSTGGDSSQQYHTPLTPHTPHTPHTPHTPLTPISATAHQPQQPGSTASTLGQVAIKCETPVDPYSFVDEDMSMGGMRTASSPAGNPENMTCPSGAQAGLATPTSTPPGPLSVPQHLQMNLGVMNGAVNPQMAAHQPKKRGRKRKSEMILTPEEAELAEAKKRAKTYKERKKHDRFDGMPEEEVSKRVLPDHLTSNLDIIIIGINPGLFAAYKGHHYAGPGNHFWKCLHLSGLTPEPLTADDDYKLLRFGIGFTNMVARATKGSADLTRKEIKEGSHILLEKLRKYKPKIAVFNGKLIYEVFSGKKEFGFGRQPNMVDGTNTYMWVMPSSSARCAQLPRAADKVPYYAALKKFRDYLNGTISHLDESDIVFADSKLKKKDQEAIEDKKPGFCDDLTSEGDVRISDVNGALIKQEPNSQIPGKKKRGRPKKIKNPEDQPPPDPEKLDANGEVIKKRRGRPKKIHQQQKQQEREMREREQQQQQQQQHQGMGGHLSDGYGVVPNCFSPPKTFAHMAPYPQPMNDSGFYGQGMNDSPYNMNAKQSPVHLQHYSQSPKSMSLSFTHSDLSSEINTAISSENNLEPSPLTSPSVEHPDFEPPTSISQQNMNNDHRQYNPAGNGENPGHHGSPGTPSHPSYTSYMGYHEQASESHQPHPHQTTPTPLSQTTDEHSHHSHPTPPHTHPHTPTHSSMSPHHHPHEQYGIKRNTGQDVASKSLSDLESLVDQIPSIADGGSQRLQHGHPGLNDDGSLADKMDAHHQSYLSGFPGMPNAGMSNYSPPLAPGGSIYPSSLHNSPNDGYGSLYGMNGRQHQDSQQQQQQQQQQQQQQQQQQQHQQQQQQQQQQQQHSKSYTVENLASSNYTPSMNHGHPGNSYPNIIPGPHYPVPMGSTNGYLFGGLEPSLMQRTYGMSGMSGMGGMHPSLGHMANPYPYNGSYSSSFDAYPAPPAGIHAPSANYPGGYTSVGGGSTPGTSTPPSYLPSHHRPPVDLAYDGV
- the Tdg gene encoding thymine DNA glycosylase isoform X2, giving the protein MSMGGMRTASSPAGNPENMTCPSGAQAGLATPTSTPPGPLSVPQHLQMNLGVMNGAVNPQMAAHQPKKRGRKRKSEMILTPEEAELAEAKKRAKTYKERKKHDRFDGMPEEEVSKRVLPDHLTSNLDIIIIGINPGLFAAYKGHHYAGPGNHFWKCLHLSGLTPEPLTADDDYKLLRFGIGFTNMVARATKGSADLTRKEIKEGSHILLEKLRKYKPKIAVFNGKLIYEVFSGKKEFGFGRQPNMVDGTNTYMWVMPSSSARCAQLPRAADKVPYYAALKKFRDYLNGTISHLDESDIVFADSKLKKKDQEAIEDKKPGFCDDLTSEGDVRISDVNGALIKQEPNSQIPGKKKRGRPKKIKNPEDQPPPDPEKLDANGEVIKKRRGRPKKIHQQQKQQEREMREREQQQQQQQQHQGMGGHLSDGYGVVPNCFSPPKTFAHMAPYPQPMNDSGFYGQGMNDSPYNMNAKQSPVHLQHYSQSPKSMSLSFTHSDLSSEINTAISSENNLEPSPLTSPSVEHPDFEPPTSISQQNMNNDHRQYNPAGNGENPGHHGSPGTPSHPSYTSYMGYHEQASESHQPHPHQTTPTPLSQTTDEHSHHSHPTPPHTHPHTPTHSSMSPHHHPHEQYGIKRNTGQDVASKSLSDLESLVDQIPSIADGGSQRLQHGHPGLNDDGSLADKMDAHHQSYLSGFPGMPNAGMSNYSPPLAPGGSIYPSSLHNSPNDGYGSLYGMNGRQHQDSQQQQQQQQQQQQQQQQQQQHQQQQQQQQQQQQHSKSYTVENLASSNYTPSMNHGHPGNSYPNIIPGPHYPVPMGSTNGYLFGGLEPSLMQRTYGMSGMSGMGGMHPSLGHMANPYPYNGSYSSSFDAYPAPPAGIHAPSANYPGGYTSVGGGSTPGTSTPPSYLPSHHRPPVDLAYDGV